A window of Tursiops truncatus isolate mTurTru1 chromosome 8, mTurTru1.mat.Y, whole genome shotgun sequence contains these coding sequences:
- the PTPRCAP gene encoding protein tyrosine phosphatase receptor type C-associated protein isoform X2, producing MDLRCVLGLWTLLALPGALGSGRSAEDSPGSSSSVTVVLLLLLLLLLATGLALAWCRLSRDSGGYYHPARLGAALWGRTHRLLWASPPGRWLRAELGSPEEDPERQEDERDVEDDCDLGGGQEERESQEEGQRGEGPSPQQAPEPAEEAYDDDTEGGLGLGSQGPVGSGGSAEALLSELHAFAGSAAWDDSTRAAGSRGLHVTAL from the exons ATG GACCTGCGCTGCGTCCTAGGGCTCTGGACGCTGCTGGCCCTGCCAGGGGCCCTGGGCTCGGGCCGCAGCGCCGAGGACAGCCCGGGCTCCAGCTCCTCGGTCACCGtggtcctgctgctgctgctgcttctgctgctggcCACTGGCCTGGCGCTGGCCTGGTGCCGCCTGAGCCGGGACTCGGGGGGCTACTACCACCCGGCCCGCCTGGGCGCCGCGCTGTGGGGCCGCACTCACCGCCTGCTCTGGGCCAGCCCGCCAGGCCGCTGGCTCCGGGCTGAGCTGGGGTCGCCAGAAGAGGACCCGGAGCGGCAGGAGGATGAGCGGGACGTGGAAGATGACTGCGACCTGGGTGGTGGCCAAGAAGAGCGTGAATCCCAGGAAGAGGGGCAGCGTGGAGAGGGGCCCAGCCCACAGCAGGCCCCGGAGCCGGCCGAGGAAGCCTATGACGATGACACCGAAGGGGGCCTGGGCCTCGGCTCCCAGGGGCCGGTGGGCTCCGGGGGCAGCGCCGAGGCCCTGCTGAGTGAGCTGCACGCCTTTGCTGGCAGCGCGGCCTGGGACGACAGCACTAGGGCAGCTGGGAGCCGGGGCCTCCATGTCACCGCACTGTAG
- the PTPRCAP gene encoding protein tyrosine phosphatase receptor type C-associated protein isoform X1: protein MLQLGQSPWGSPRGWEGGRGVSVTPILGPGQMEATQLPRARSPHPGPQEEPAPTPALQDLRCVLGLWTLLALPGALGSGRSAEDSPGSSSSVTVVLLLLLLLLLATGLALAWCRLSRDSGGYYHPARLGAALWGRTHRLLWASPPGRWLRAELGSPEEDPERQEDERDVEDDCDLGGGQEERESQEEGQRGEGPSPQQAPEPAEEAYDDDTEGGLGLGSQGPVGSGGSAEALLSELHAFAGSAAWDDSTRAAGSRGLHVTAL, encoded by the exons ATGCTGCAGCTAGGGCAGTCCCCATGGGGCAGTCCCCgtggctgggagggaggaagaggggtctCAGTGACCCCCATCCTGGGACCTGGCCAAATGGAGGCTACACAGTTGCCTCGGGCTCGGTCCCCCCATCCTGGGCCTCAGGAAGAGCCAGCTCCAACACCAGCCTTGCAG GACCTGCGCTGCGTCCTAGGGCTCTGGACGCTGCTGGCCCTGCCAGGGGCCCTGGGCTCGGGCCGCAGCGCCGAGGACAGCCCGGGCTCCAGCTCCTCGGTCACCGtggtcctgctgctgctgctgcttctgctgctggcCACTGGCCTGGCGCTGGCCTGGTGCCGCCTGAGCCGGGACTCGGGGGGCTACTACCACCCGGCCCGCCTGGGCGCCGCGCTGTGGGGCCGCACTCACCGCCTGCTCTGGGCCAGCCCGCCAGGCCGCTGGCTCCGGGCTGAGCTGGGGTCGCCAGAAGAGGACCCGGAGCGGCAGGAGGATGAGCGGGACGTGGAAGATGACTGCGACCTGGGTGGTGGCCAAGAAGAGCGTGAATCCCAGGAAGAGGGGCAGCGTGGAGAGGGGCCCAGCCCACAGCAGGCCCCGGAGCCGGCCGAGGAAGCCTATGACGATGACACCGAAGGGGGCCTGGGCCTCGGCTCCCAGGGGCCGGTGGGCTCCGGGGGCAGCGCCGAGGCCCTGCTGAGTGAGCTGCACGCCTTTGCTGGCAGCGCGGCCTGGGACGACAGCACTAGGGCAGCTGGGAGCCGGGGCCTCCATGTCACCGCACTGTAG
- the CORO1B gene encoding coronin-1B isoform X2 yields MFRKVVRQSKFRHVFGQPVKNNQCYEDIRVSRVTWDSTFCAVNPKFLAVIVEASGGGAFLVLPLSKTGRIDKAYPTVCGHTGPVLDIDWCPHNDEVIASGSEDCTVMVWQIPENGLVSPLTEPVVVLEGHSKRVGIITWHPTARNVLLSAGCDNVVLIWNVSTVEELYRLDSLHPDLIYNVSWNRNGSLFCTACKDKSVRIVDPRRGTLVAEREKAHEGARPMRAIFLADGKVFTTGFSRMSERQLALWDPENFGEPMALQELDSSNGALLPFYDPDTNVVYVCGKGDSSIRYFEITDESPYIHFLNTFTSKEPQRGMGSMPKRGLEVSKCEIARFYKLHERKCEPIVMTVPRKSDLFQDDLYPDTAGPEAALEAEEWVSGRDANPILISLREAYVPSKQRDLKVNRRNVLSDSRPAAAPGSPRPGASTPAAFTSIAAPGGSLAGAGEAGKLEEVMQELRALRALVKEQGDRICRLEEQLGRVENGDA; encoded by the exons ATGTTCCGCAAAGTGGTTCGGCAGAGCAAATTCCGACATGTGTTCGGGCAGCCTGTCAAGAATAACCAGTGCTATGAGGACATTCGAGTGTCCCGTGTCACCTGGGACAGCACCTTCTGCGCCGTCAACCCCAAGTTCCTGGCAGTGATTGTGGAGGCCAGCGGTGGAGGCGCCTTCCTGGTGCTCCCCCTAAGCAAG ACCGGCCGCATTGACAAGGCCTACCCGACAGTGTGCGGACACACAGGACCTGTCCTGGACATTGACTGGTGTCCCCACAATGACGAAGTCATCGCCAGCGGCTCGGAGGACTGCACGGTCATG gtgTGGCAGATCCCGGAGAACGGGCTGGTCTCCCCTCTGACGGAGCCGGTGGTGGTGCTAGAGGGGCACAGCAAGCGAGTGGGCATCATCACCTGGCACCCGACGGCCCGCAACGTGCTGCTGAGCGCAG GCTGCGACAACGTGGTGCTCATCTGGAACGTGAGCACGGTGGAGGAGCTGTACCGCCTGGACAGCCTGCACCCCGACCTCATCTACAACGTCAGCTGGAACCGCAACGGCAGTCTCTTCTGCACCGCGTGCAAGGACAAGAGCGTGCGCATCGTTGACCCCCGCCGCGGGACTCTggtggcg GAGCGGGAGAAGGCTCACGAAGGGGCCCGGCCCATGCGGGCCATCTTCCTGGCAGACGGCAAGGTGTTCACCACGGGCTTCAGCCGCATGAGCGAGCGGCAGCTGGCGCTCTGGGACCCG GAAAACTTCGGGGAGCCCATGGCCCTGCAGGAGTTGGACTCTAGCAACGGGGCTCTGTTGCCCTTCTACGACCCTGACACCAACGTGGTCTACGTCTGCGGCAAG GGTGACTCCAGCATCCGGTACTTTGAGATCACAGACGAGTCCCCCTACATCCACTTCCTGAACACGTTCACCAGCAAAGAGCCCCAGAGGGGCATGGGCAGCATGCCCAAGAGGGGCTTGGAGGTCAGCAAGTGCGAGATTGCCCG GTTCTACAAACTGCACGAGCGCAAGTGTGAGCCCATTGTCATGACAGTGCCACGAAAG TCGGACCTCTTCCAGGATGATCTGTACCCCGACACAGCTGGGCCTGAGGCGGCCCTGGAGGCAGAGGAGTGGGTGAGCGGGCGGGATGCCAACCCCATCCTCATCTCCCTGCGGGAAGCCTACGTGCCCAGCAAACAGCGGGACCTGAAGGTCAACCGGCGCAACGTGTTATCAGACAGCCGGCCCGCCGCGGCCCCTGGCTCCCCCCGCCCGGGGGCCTCCACGCCTGCTGCCTTCACCAGTATTGCCGCCCCTGGCGGCAGCCTTGCCGGAGCCGGG GAGGCTGGGAAGCTGGAGGAGGTGATGCAGGAGCTGCGAGCACTGAGAGCGCTGGTCAAGGAGCAGGGGGATCGCATCTGCCGCCTGGAGGAGCAGCTCGGCCGCGTGGAAAATGGAGACGCCTAG
- the CORO1B gene encoding coronin-1B isoform X1 yields MLCGWERRPDPRPVLPGPLDRLGAPCTFLQALHIPWDPELWPSADPQRRSFWPPLSVLPITLLPNPGQEGACWELTRTHQGAKLALARAPPPSSTRIPEAGETPWVASSRAPQDSAVVLQEVNAFLPSDPPLGRGGQVSPVTLSCNLGNREPVMFRKVVRQSKFRHVFGQPVKNNQCYEDIRVSRVTWDSTFCAVNPKFLAVIVEASGGGAFLVLPLSKTGRIDKAYPTVCGHTGPVLDIDWCPHNDEVIASGSEDCTVMVWQIPENGLVSPLTEPVVVLEGHSKRVGIITWHPTARNVLLSAGCDNVVLIWNVSTVEELYRLDSLHPDLIYNVSWNRNGSLFCTACKDKSVRIVDPRRGTLVAEREKAHEGARPMRAIFLADGKVFTTGFSRMSERQLALWDPENFGEPMALQELDSSNGALLPFYDPDTNVVYVCGKGDSSIRYFEITDESPYIHFLNTFTSKEPQRGMGSMPKRGLEVSKCEIARFYKLHERKCEPIVMTVPRKSDLFQDDLYPDTAGPEAALEAEEWVSGRDANPILISLREAYVPSKQRDLKVNRRNVLSDSRPAAAPGSPRPGASTPAAFTSIAAPGGSLAGAGEAGKLEEVMQELRALRALVKEQGDRICRLEEQLGRVENGDA; encoded by the exons ATGCTCTGTGGCTGGGAGCGGCGTCCCGACCCCCGCCCAGTCCTGCCAGGGCCCCTGGACCGGCTTGGGGCTCCCTGCACATTCCTGCAGGCACTGCACATTCCGTGGGACCCAGAACTGTGGCCTAGCGCGGACCCACAACGGAGATCATTCTGGCCTCCTCTGTCTGTCCTCCCCATCACCCTGCTTCCAAATCCTGGGCAGGAAGGAGCCTGCTGGGAACTGACTAGGACCCACCAAGGAGCTAAGCTTGCACTGGCTCGGGCACCTCCCCCCTCCTCCACACGCATACCAGAGGCCGGGGAGACGCCCTGGGTAGCGTCCAGCAGAGCCCCTCAGGACTCAGCAGTGGTTCTGCAGGAGGTCAATGCATTTCTGCCTTCAGATCCCCCCTTGGGGAGAGGCGGCCAGGTCAGCCCTGTGACCCTATCCTGTAACTTGGGAAACCGAGAGCCAG TCATGTTCCGCAAAGTGGTTCGGCAGAGCAAATTCCGACATGTGTTCGGGCAGCCTGTCAAGAATAACCAGTGCTATGAGGACATTCGAGTGTCCCGTGTCACCTGGGACAGCACCTTCTGCGCCGTCAACCCCAAGTTCCTGGCAGTGATTGTGGAGGCCAGCGGTGGAGGCGCCTTCCTGGTGCTCCCCCTAAGCAAG ACCGGCCGCATTGACAAGGCCTACCCGACAGTGTGCGGACACACAGGACCTGTCCTGGACATTGACTGGTGTCCCCACAATGACGAAGTCATCGCCAGCGGCTCGGAGGACTGCACGGTCATG gtgTGGCAGATCCCGGAGAACGGGCTGGTCTCCCCTCTGACGGAGCCGGTGGTGGTGCTAGAGGGGCACAGCAAGCGAGTGGGCATCATCACCTGGCACCCGACGGCCCGCAACGTGCTGCTGAGCGCAG GCTGCGACAACGTGGTGCTCATCTGGAACGTGAGCACGGTGGAGGAGCTGTACCGCCTGGACAGCCTGCACCCCGACCTCATCTACAACGTCAGCTGGAACCGCAACGGCAGTCTCTTCTGCACCGCGTGCAAGGACAAGAGCGTGCGCATCGTTGACCCCCGCCGCGGGACTCTggtggcg GAGCGGGAGAAGGCTCACGAAGGGGCCCGGCCCATGCGGGCCATCTTCCTGGCAGACGGCAAGGTGTTCACCACGGGCTTCAGCCGCATGAGCGAGCGGCAGCTGGCGCTCTGGGACCCG GAAAACTTCGGGGAGCCCATGGCCCTGCAGGAGTTGGACTCTAGCAACGGGGCTCTGTTGCCCTTCTACGACCCTGACACCAACGTGGTCTACGTCTGCGGCAAG GGTGACTCCAGCATCCGGTACTTTGAGATCACAGACGAGTCCCCCTACATCCACTTCCTGAACACGTTCACCAGCAAAGAGCCCCAGAGGGGCATGGGCAGCATGCCCAAGAGGGGCTTGGAGGTCAGCAAGTGCGAGATTGCCCG GTTCTACAAACTGCACGAGCGCAAGTGTGAGCCCATTGTCATGACAGTGCCACGAAAG TCGGACCTCTTCCAGGATGATCTGTACCCCGACACAGCTGGGCCTGAGGCGGCCCTGGAGGCAGAGGAGTGGGTGAGCGGGCGGGATGCCAACCCCATCCTCATCTCCCTGCGGGAAGCCTACGTGCCCAGCAAACAGCGGGACCTGAAGGTCAACCGGCGCAACGTGTTATCAGACAGCCGGCCCGCCGCGGCCCCTGGCTCCCCCCGCCCGGGGGCCTCCACGCCTGCTGCCTTCACCAGTATTGCCGCCCCTGGCGGCAGCCTTGCCGGAGCCGGG GAGGCTGGGAAGCTGGAGGAGGTGATGCAGGAGCTGCGAGCACTGAGAGCGCTGGTCAAGGAGCAGGGGGATCGCATCTGCCGCCTGGAGGAGCAGCTCGGCCGCGTGGAAAATGGAGACGCCTAG
- the GPR152 gene encoding probable G-protein coupled receptor 152, translating to MDTAMEINLGAAGHGPRTELDDEDYPQGGWDTVFLVALLLLGLPANGLMAWLAGSQARQGAGTRLALLLLSLALSDFLFLAAAAFQILEIQHGGHWPLGTAACRFYYFLWGVSYSSGLFLLTALSLDRCLLVLCPRWYPGHRPARLPLWVCAGVWVLATLFSVPWLVFPEAAVWWYDLVICLDFWDSEELPLRMLEILGGFLPFLLLLVCHVLTQAATCRTCRRQPGSTACRGFARVAKTILSAYVVLRLPYQLAQLLYLAFLWDIYPGYLLWEALVYSDYLILLDSCLSPFLCLLASADLRALLHTVLSSFAAALCEERPGSFTPAEPQTQAASGDQTLPGPVAEAQPQVNPTAQPLLESASQPQSDSLVQPQLNPRAQPQENHEAQPQLDAGAQPQASPEAQAPGAPASSAPSPCDEASSAPSTDSTPEVPVNPAEPAASEGESPSSAPQEEAPGAGPT from the coding sequence ATGGACACTGCTATGGAAATCAACCTGGGTGCCGCTGGCCACGGGCCCCGCACAGAGCTCGACGATGAGGACTACCCCCAGGGTGGCTGGGACACGGTCTTCTTGGTGGCcctgctgctcctggggctgccagCCAATGGGCTCATGGCATGGCTGGCCGGCTCGCAGGCCCGGCAGGGAGCGGGCACACGGCTCGCCCTGCTTCTGCTCAGCCTGGCCCTCTCTGACTTTTTGTTCCTGGCGGCAGCAGCCTTCCAGATCCTGGAGATCCAGCATGGAGGGCACTGGCCACTGGGGACGGCCGCCTGCCGCTTCTACTACTTCCTGTGGGGTGTGTCCTACTCCTCCGGCCTCTTCCTGCTGACAGCCCTCAGCCTGGACCGCTGCCTGCTTGTGCTGTGCCCTCGCTGGTACCCTGGGCACCGCCCAGCCCGCCTGCCCCTCTGGGTCTGTGCCGGGGTCTGGGTGCTGGCCACCCTTTTCAGTGTGCCCTGGCTGGTCTTCCCCGAGGCCGCCGTCTGGTGGTACGACCTGGTCATCTGCCTGGATTTCTGGGACAGCGAGGAGCTGCCGCTGCGGATGCTCGAGATTCTGGGGGGCTTCCTGCCTTTCCTCCTGCTGCTCGTCTGCCACGTGCTCACCCAGGCTGCCACCTGCAGAACCTGCCGCCGCCAGCCCGGCTCCACGGCCTGCCGAGGCTTTGCCCGCGTGGCCAAGACCATTTTGTCAGCCTATGTGGTCCTGAGGCTGCCCTACCAGCTGGCGCAGCTGCTGTACCTGGCCTTCCTGTGGGACATCTACCCCGGCTACCTGCTCTGGGAGGCCCTGGTCTACTCTGACTACCTGATCCTGCTCGACAGCTGCCTCAgtcccttcctctgcctcctggcCAGTGCCGACCTCCGGGCCCTGCTGCACACCGTGCTCTCCTCCTTTGCCGCAGCTCTCTGTGAGGAGCGGCCGGGCAGCTTCACTCCGGCTGAGCCACAGACCCAAGCGGCCTCTGGGGATCAGACTCTACCAGGGCCAGTGGCTGAGGCCCAGCCACAGGTGAACCCCACAGCCCAGCCACTGTTGGAGTCCGCGTCCCAGCCACAGTCAGACTCTCTGGTCCAGCCTCAGCTgaaccccagggcccagccccagGAGAACCACGAGGCCCAGCCCCAGCTGGATGCTGGGGCCCAGCCACAGGCAAGCCCTGAGGCCCAGGCCCCTGGAGCCCCGGCcagctcagcccccagcccctgtgacgaagcctcctctgccccctccacggATTCCACCCCAGAGGTCCCTGTGAACCCGGCCGAACCTGCTGCCTCTGAGGGAGAAAGCCCCAGCAGCGCCCCCCAGGAGGAGGCCCCGGGTGCAGGCCCCACGTGA
- the CABP4 gene encoding calcium-binding protein 4, protein MATEQVRAQHGPDPPPGPQQPPVGVMASSSGAEGLPLTRRKSSKRTKGLRGSRKGTGSSGEQTLTQGPKALGGSEDPSRTGDGQEGPASRRQSHRHRPAPRHDPAQRTYGPLLNRIFGKDRELGPEELDELQAAFEEFDTDRDGYIGYRDLGECMRTLGYMPTEMELIEVSQHVKMRMGGRVDFEEFVEMMGPKLREETAHMLGVRELRIAFREFDRDRDGRITVAELRQAAPALLGEPLVGPELDEMLREVDLNGDGTVDFDEFVMMLSTR, encoded by the exons ATGGCCACAGAGCAGGTGAGGGCGCAGCATGGCCCAGACCCACCCCCCGGACCCCAGCAGCCCCCTGTGGGGGTCATGGCTTCCAGTAGTGGTGCTGAGGGGCTCCCCTTGACCAGGAGGAAAAGCAGCAAGAGGACGAAGGGGCTCCGAGGGTCCCGGAAGGGCACTGGCAGCTCTGGGGAGCAGACCCTCACGCAGGGCCCCAAGGCCCTGGGGGGCAGCGAGGACCCCTCCAGGACTGGAGACGGGCAGGAGGGGCCAGCCTCTCGTCGCCAGTCCCACCGGCATCGTCCTGCCCCCCGGCACGATCCTGCTCAGAGGACATACGGGCCCCTGCTCAACCGCATCTTTGGGAAG GACCGCGAGCTGGGCCCCGAGGAGCTGGATG agCTTCAGGCTGCCTTCGAGGAGTTTGACACGGACCGCGATGGTTACATCGGCTACCGGGACCTGGGCGAGTGCATGCGGACACTGGGCTACATGCCCACGGAGATGGAGCTCATCGAGGTCTCCCAGCATGTCAAGATGCGAA TGGGTGGCCGCGTGGACTTCGAGGAGTTTGTGGAGATGATGGGCCCGAAGCTGAGGGAGGAGACGGCGCACATGCTGGGGGTGCGGGAGCTACGCATCGCCTTCCGCGAG TTTGACAGGGACAGGGATGGGCGAATCACGGTGGCAGAGCTGCGACAGGCAGCACCGGCTCTGCTTGGGGAGCCACTGGTGGGCCCTGAGCTGGACGAGATGCTTCGAGAAGTGGACCTCAATGGGGACGGCACCGTAGACTTTGATG AGTTTGTGATGATGCTTTCCACCCGCTGA